DNA sequence from the Brachybacterium sp. P6-10-X1 genome:
GCAGGACCGACGGCGCAGGGTGACGCGCACTGCCGACGCCGAGCGCGCGGCGGTGCCGGCGTGCGGGTGCGACGGTGTCGGGCCGGGGCGGCGGTGCCGGCGTGCGGGTGCAACGGTGTCGGGCCAAGGGCGGCGGTGCCGGCGCCTGCGCTGCGCCCCGGGGCGCGAGCACGACGTAGGTCACATCGGAACATGTCCAAAGGGCCCGCGGACCTCGTGTAAGCTTCTTCGAGTCCACTCCGGAGGGCGACATGTCAGCTCCGGGGGTCGACCACCTCGGGCGATTGGCGCAGTGGTAGCGCGCTTCCTTCACACGGAAGAGGTCACTGGTTCGAACCCAGTATCGCCCACGACAGGCTCTTCGGGTCCCTGTCACGCGGACGTAGCTCAGTTGGTAGAGCATCACCTTGCCAAGGTGAGGGTCGCCGGTTCGAATCCGGTCGTCCGCTCCGGGACAACGGTGCGCCCGACGTCTCGTCGGGAGCGCCGTTCCATGTGATGCACAGGCATCTCCGGTGGGTTGGCCGAGTGGTTAGGCAACGGCCTGCAAAGCCGTGTACACGGGTTCGAATCCCGTACCCACCTCCACCGCGGGCAGAATGCCTGCGGCGAGGGCGATTGGCGCAGCGGTAGCGCGCTTCCCTGACACGGAAGAGGTCACTGGTTCGAACCCAGTATCGCCCACCACCACGAAGGACCCCGGTCTGCGGACCGGGGTCCTTCGCCGTCCGAGGCCCGATGGCGGCGGTGGTCCACCGCCACGCTCCGGCGGGTCGGGCATGCTGCGTCCACTGGCCGCACAGTGCACGGTGGCCGAGTCCCGGCGCGGGGCCCCGTCTTCCCCCCGGACAGCACGAAGGGCCCCGCCGCACGGCGGGAGCCCTTCGTCCAGCGGTGAGCGGACCTCAGCGTGCGGGCCCGGTCCCGTCGGTGGGCCCCGCGGAGTCGGAGCCGGCCGCGGAGGGGTCCGCGGACGCCCCGGCGGACGGCGCCGACCCGTCGGAGGAGCCGTCACGCCCCTGCTTCCGGGAGGCGTCCCTGGTCTCCAGTCGCTCCGCGTCCCCGGGAGAGACCTCGACGAGGGTCTCGACGGTGCGCAGTTCGAAGGGCGAGCCGTCGTGCTTGTCGATCGCCGTGTCCACGGAATCCTCCAGGATGTGCCGGGCCAGACGATTGCGGATCATCAGCGGATCCCTCGCGAGGTCCTTCCAGATCGCCACGCACAGCAGCAGCATGACGATGACGAAGGGCAGCGAGGAGACGATCGTGATGTTCTTCAGGCCGTTCAGGGCGGCCGCCGGATCGTTGCCGCCGGCCAGCAGCATGATCGCTGCCACGGCGCCGGTCGCCACGCCCCAGAAGACGACCATCTTGCGGGTCGGCTCCTCGGCGCCGTGCTGGCTGAGCCCGCCCATGACGATGGAGGCCGAGTCCGCGCCGGTGACGAAGAAGATCGCGACCAGCACCACGGCCAGCACCATGAGGATGATGGTGACGAAGCCCGGCACCGGCAGGGTCTCGAGGGTCTGGAACAGGATCAGGTCGAAGTTGATGTCCGGGACCCCGTCGACGACCTGCGCGAGCATGGCGCCCTCGTCCTGAGCGCGCTCGGCACGCTCCTGGATGCCGATGGCGCCGCCGCCGAAGATCGAGAACCAGATCAGGGAGACGACGGAGGGGACCAGCAGCACGCCGACGACGAACTGACGGATGGTGCGGCCGCGCGAGATGCGGCCGATGAACAGACCCACGAAGGGGCACCAGGAGACCCACCATGCCCAGTAGAAGATGGTCCAGGTGCTCATCCACTCGTCCAGCGACTGGCCGCCGGCGGCGGAGGTGCGCGAGGCCATCTCCGGCAGATCGTTGATGAAGCCGCCCACCGCGTTGGGGATCACGTTGAGGATGAACAGCGTCGGACCGCCGATGAAGACGATCAGGGCCAGGACCACGGCGAGCACCATGTTGATGTTCGAGAGGTACTGGATGCCGCGCTCGATGCCGGAGACGGCGGAGGCCACGAAGGCTGCGGTGAGCACCGCGATGATGATCACCAGGATCGGCGAGGTCACGTCGTCCATCAGGCCGACGGACTCGATGCCGCCGCCGATCTGCAGGGCGCCGAGGCCCAGCGAGCAGGCGGAGCCGAAGAGCGTCGCCAGGATGGCGAGGATGTTGATGACGCGGCCCCCGAGGCCGTCCGAGACGCGCTCACCGAACAGCGAGGTGAACATCGAGGAGAACAGCTGCGAGCGGCCGAGCCGAAAGGTTCCGTAGGCCATGCCCAGTCCGACGATCGCGTACATCGCCCACGGGTACAGGGTCCAGTGGAACAGCGTCGTGCCGAGCCCGGTGGTCATGGCCTCCGGGGTCGAGCCCTCGACGGTGCCCGGCGGCGGGGACATGTAGAAGAACAGCGGCTCGCCGACCCCGTAGAAGATGAGACCGATGCCCATGCCGGTCGCGAACATCATCGAGATCCAGGAAGCGGTCCTGAACTGCGGTTCCTCGCCGTCGCGGCCCAGCGGGATGCGACCGAAGCGGGAGGCGGCGACGATGATCACGAACAGGGTGAAGACGGTTGCTGCGATCACGTACAGCCAGCCGAAGTTGCTCATCACGCCGTTCAGGGCGCTGGTGGCGACCGAGCCGAGGCCGGTCGGGGAGATCAGTCCCCAGACCACGAATCCGATGGCGAGGACGCCGGCGATGCCGAAGACGATCTTGTCGGTGCCCAGGCGGGGCCTGCGTCGACGCCGGGGTTCTGCGCTGCGGAGATCCGCGAGGAGCTCCTGGGTGGTTTGTGTGTTCTGGCTCATGGGGAACGTGTCGCTCCCGGTGCCTCGTTCGGGCCCGCGAGGACGCCTCCTTCTTAGGGGGTGGGATGTGAAGCCGTCCTACCGTAGCGCCTGCCCCGCGCAGAGCCGCCTCGACGTGCCTTCGAGAGAGACGCGCCACCCGGAGTGGGCCCGGTCGTCCCCAGCTCGCCGGGGCCGGAATCGTCGCAGCGGCCCGGCCCCGGATACGATCTCCTACGACGGAAACGAGGACCGGCATCGTCGGCCGGCTCGACCCGAGAACAAGGAGCATCCCCGTGGCCCAGATCGCCATCACCCTGGACGGTTCACCCCAGCAGCTCGAGGAGGGGACCACGGGCACCACGCTCTTCGAGGGCCGCACCGAGATCGTCGCCCTGCGGATCGACGGCGAGCTGCGGGACCTGTCCACCACCGTGGAGGCCGGTGGGGTGGTCGAGGGTGTCGAGCTCTCCAGCCCCGACGGACTGTCGATCCTGCGTCACAGCGCCGCCCACGTCCTCGCCCAGGCGGTGCAGAAGGCCGATCCCGAGGCGAAGCTCGGCATCGGCCCGCCCATCACGGACGGCTTCTACTACGACTTCGACGTCGCCGAGCCCTTCACTCCCGAGTCGCTCAAGGCGCTCGAGAAGGAGATGAATCGGATCATCAAATCGGGGCAGCGCTTCGTCCGCCGCGAGATCTCCGACGACGCCGCCCGCGCCGAAGAGGCGCATGAGCCCTACAAGCTCGAGCTGATCGGCCTGAAGTCCACCGCCGACGAGGCCGCGGAGGGCGCCGGTGTCGAGGTCGGCGAGGGCGGTCTGACCATGTACGACAACGTCGACCGCCGCGGCGAGGTGGTGTGGACCGATCTCTGCCGCGGACCTCACCTGCCCACCACGAGACTGATCGGCAACGGTTTCGCCCTGACCCGCTCCGCCGCCGCCTACTGGCGCGGGAGCGAGAAGAACCCGATGCTGCAGCGCGTCTACGGCACGGCGTGGCCCTCCAAGGAGGAACTGCGCGCCCATCAGGAGCGGATCGCCGAGGCCGAGCGTCGCGACCATCGCCGGCTCGGCAGCGAGCTGGACCTGTTCTCCTTCCCCGACGAGATCGGCTCCGGGCTGCCGGTGTTCCACCCCAAGGGCGCGATGATCAAGATGGAGATGGAGGACTACTCGCGCCGCCGCCACGTCGAGGCCGGCTACTCCTTCGTCTCCACGCCGCACATCACCAAGAAGCACCTCTTCGAGACCTCCAAGCACCTGGAGTGGTACGCCGACGGCATGTACCCCCCGATGCACGTGGACGAGGAGGTGGACGCCGACGGCACCGTGACCAAGCAGGGCCAGGACTACTACCTCAAGCCCATGAACTGCCCGATGCACAATCTCGTCTACAGCTCCCGGGGGCGCTCCTACCGGGAACTGCCGCTGCGGCTGTTCGAGTTCGGCAGCGTGTACCGCTACGAGAAGTCCGGGGTGGTGCACGGCCTGACCCGTGCCCGCGGCTTCACCCAGGACGACGCGCACATCTACTGCAGCCGGGAGCAGATGAAGGAGGAGATCTCCCGCACCCTCGACTTCGTGCTCGGACTGCTGAAGGACTACGGGCTGGACGACTTCTATCTCGAGCTGTCCACCCGAGATCCCGAGAAGTCCGTGGGCGACGAGGCCACCTGGGTCGAGGCGACGGCCACGCTCGAGCAGGTCGCCACCGCCTCGGGGCTCGACCTGGTTCCCGATGAGGGCGGCGCCGCGTTCTACGGTCCCAAGATCTCCGTGCAGGCCAAGGACGCGATCGGCCGCACCTGGCAGCTCTCGACCATCCAGCTGGACTTCTTCGAGCCCGAGCTGTTCGAGCTGGAGTACACCGCGCCCGACGGATCGCGGCAGCGCCCCGTGATGATCCACCGCGCCCTGTTCGGATCCATCGAGCGCTTCTTCGGCGTGCTGCTGGAGCACTATGCCGGAGCGTTCCCCGTATGGCTCGCGCCCGTGCAGGTCGTCGGCGTCCCGGTCGCCGCCGAATACGTGCCCTACCTCGAGGAGGTCGCGGCGAAGCTTCGCGCCCACGGCGTGCGCGTCGAGGTCGACTCCTCCGACGACCGCATGCAGAAGAAGATCCGCACCCACACCAAGGAGAAGGTGCCCTACCTGCTCATCGCCGGCGGCGAGGACCAGGCGGGCGGGGCGGTCTCCTTCCGGATGCGGGACGGCAGCCAGGACAACGGGATCGCCGTCGACGACGCCGTCCAGCGGATCGTCACCGCGATCGCGGACAAGGTGCAGGTGTGAGCGAGACGGACCCTGCAGCCTCTCCGGAAGGACCCGAGTGGCCTGTCGTCGAGGACGCCGGTGACCTCGTCGGCGTCCCCGACGACACCGAGCGCCTGTGGACCCCGCACCGGATGGCCTACATCGGCGGGGAGAACAAACCCGTCGACCCGCACGACGGGGAGCAGTGCCCGTTCTGCGCGGCACCGCGTCGCAACGACGAGGACGGCCTCATCGTCCACCGCGGCGAGGTCTCCTACGTCGTGCTGAACCTCTACCCGTACAACTCCGGCCACCTGCTCGTGTGCCCGTACCGGCACGTCGCCGATTACACGGAGCTCGATGACGACGAGGTGCTTGAGGTCGCCGAGCTGACCCGGACCGCGATGCGCGTCATCCGCGAGGTCTCCGGCCCCGCCGGGTTCAACCTGGGCATGAACCAGGGTCCGGTGGCGGGGGCGGGAATCGCCGCGCACCTGCACCAGCACGTCGTCCCGCGCTGGATGGGCGACGCGAACTTCCTGCCCGTCGTCGGCCGGACCAAGGCGATCCCGGTCCTGCTGGCCGACACCCGACGGCTCTACGCCGACGCCTGGCCCTGAGCTAGCATGACCGAGCCCGCCGAGCGTCCCCGGCGCAGCGTCGGCCGAGGGAGGAGATCGCCGTGATGAGCACGACAGGAGCCCCTCCGCGCCCCGGCCCGGCCGCGTCCGGCCCGACGGACGCCGGCTACGGCTACGACGTCGACCGTCCCGACCCGCACGCCCCCGGGCGGATGGACGGGACCGGTCCGCGGCGCACGCGCCGGTCCCGGCCCTGGCCCCGCTGGGTGCTGTTCGGCCTGTCGTTCCTCGCCCTCGCCGGGGGCGCCGTGCTGCTGTACGCCTTCGTCATCCTGCCGCTCGGCTTCGGGACCTCGCTGGTGGCGTTCACCGCCGCCCTGGTCCCGGTCGCGATCATCCTGGGCGCCGTGTGGTGGATCGACCGCTACACCCCGCAACCGCGCATCTCGCTGATCTACGCCTTCATCTGGGGCGCCGTGGGCTCGGTGGCGCTGACATTCGTCATCGGCGCGCCGTTCACGGCCTGGATCAGCCCCAGCGAGCCCGATCAGATCACGGCCCAGTTCCTCGGGGCCGCGGTCCAGGCGCCGGTGGTCGAGGAGGCCATGAAATCCGCCGGACTGATCGGCCTGCTGATCTGGGGCCGCCGGTACATCGCCGGACCCATCGACGGCGTGGTCTACGCGGCGCTGATCGGCGGGGGCTTCGCCTTCACCGAGAACATCCTCTACTTCGGCAACTCCTTCCACCAGGCACAGGCCGCCGGCGAGGTCGCCGGGTTCTGGCAGACCTTCTTCCTGCGCGGCATCCTCTCGCCCTTCGCGCACGTATCCTTCACCGGCCTGTGCGGGCTCGGGCTGGGCATCGCGGCCGAGCGACGCTCCGTGATGCTCTACTTCGGACTCGGCGCCGGCGGACTCTCCCTGGGCATGATCCTGCACGCCCTGTGGAACGGCTCGAGCTTCTTCCTCCCCGTCGACCCCGAGAACCCCCTGGCGGGATTCCTGCGCTACTACGTCACGGTGCAGGTGCCGATCTTCCTGATCCTGGTCGGGCTCGTGCTGTTCCTGCGTCTGCGGGAGCGAAAGATCCTGCGCCGACAGCTGTCCGAGTACGGGCGGGCCGGCTGGTTCGCGCCGGCCGAGGTCGACCTGCTCGTGGCGATGGGAGCACGGCGCCGCGCGGAGAAGTGGGCGGGCCGTCACGGCGCCGTCGCCCGGATGGGGATGCGCGACCTGATCCGGGCCGCCGTCGAACTGGGCATGGAGCGCCACAGCGTGCTGCACGGGAAGCCCTCGGCCCGCACCCGCCGGCGCGAGAGCGAGCTGCTCGAACGGATCACCGCCGACCGTCGGTTGATCGGGGCGCTGACGGCCCCCGTCGTCCGCGGCTGACGTCCCCCGCGTCCGCGCCGACGGTCGCGCTCGCGGCCGAGCCCGAGACTGCGCCCGCGCCCGGGTGAGCGCCTGCGACCTCCCCGTGGCCCTACAATGGGGCGGCACTGCGCCGGGTCCGGCGCGAGAGTCGTAAGGAGAGAGATGTCAGGGCACTCCAAGTGGGCGACCACCAAGCACAAGAAGGCCGTCATCGATGCCAAGCGCGGCAAGCTGTTCGCCAAGCTGGTCAAGAACATCGAGGTGGCAGCACGCATGGGCGGCCCTGACCCAGCAGGAAACCCCACTCTCTACGACGCCATCCAGAAGGCGAAGAAGACCTCGGTCCCCAATGACAACATCGACCGCGCCGTCAAGCGCGGCGGGGGCCTCGACGGCGGCGGCGTCGAGTACGAGACCCTGATGTACGAGGGGTACGCACCCGGCGGTGTCGCCGTACTCGTCGAGTGCCTCACCGACAACAAGAACCGTGCGGTCTCCGAGGTGCGGCTGGCCTTCAACCGGGGCGGCGGCAACATGGCCGACTCCGGGTCCGTGTCCTACCTCTTCGAGCGCAGGGGAGTGGTGACGGTGCCCAAGGGCGATCTCACCGAGGACAGCCTGCTCGAGGTGGTCCTGGACTCCGGTGCCGAGGAGATCACCGACGAGGGCGATTCCTTCGAGATCCTCTCCGAGGCCACCGACGTGGTCGCCGTGCGCACCGCGCTGCAGGAGGCCGATATCGACTACGACAGCGCCGAGGCGCAGTTCGTCCCCACCATGCGCACCCCCGTCGACCTCGACGGCGCCCGGAAGGCGCTGAACCTGATCGACGCGCTCGAGGACAGCGACGACGTCCAGAACGTCTACTCCAACCTCGACGTCCCCGAGGACGTCGCCGC
Encoded proteins:
- the thrS gene encoding threonine--tRNA ligase; this translates as MAQIAITLDGSPQQLEEGTTGTTLFEGRTEIVALRIDGELRDLSTTVEAGGVVEGVELSSPDGLSILRHSAAHVLAQAVQKADPEAKLGIGPPITDGFYYDFDVAEPFTPESLKALEKEMNRIIKSGQRFVRREISDDAARAEEAHEPYKLELIGLKSTADEAAEGAGVEVGEGGLTMYDNVDRRGEVVWTDLCRGPHLPTTRLIGNGFALTRSAAAYWRGSEKNPMLQRVYGTAWPSKEELRAHQERIAEAERRDHRRLGSELDLFSFPDEIGSGLPVFHPKGAMIKMEMEDYSRRRHVEAGYSFVSTPHITKKHLFETSKHLEWYADGMYPPMHVDEEVDADGTVTKQGQDYYLKPMNCPMHNLVYSSRGRSYRELPLRLFEFGSVYRYEKSGVVHGLTRARGFTQDDAHIYCSREQMKEEISRTLDFVLGLLKDYGLDDFYLELSTRDPEKSVGDEATWVEATATLEQVATASGLDLVPDEGGAAFYGPKISVQAKDAIGRTWQLSTIQLDFFEPELFELEYTAPDGSRQRPVMIHRALFGSIERFFGVLLEHYAGAFPVWLAPVQVVGVPVAAEYVPYLEEVAAKLRAHGVRVEVDSSDDRMQKKIRTHTKEKVPYLLIAGGEDQAGGAVSFRMRDGSQDNGIAVDDAVQRIVTAIADKVQV
- a CDS encoding YebC/PmpR family DNA-binding transcriptional regulator; the protein is MSGHSKWATTKHKKAVIDAKRGKLFAKLVKNIEVAARMGGPDPAGNPTLYDAIQKAKKTSVPNDNIDRAVKRGGGLDGGGVEYETLMYEGYAPGGVAVLVECLTDNKNRAVSEVRLAFNRGGGNMADSGSVSYLFERRGVVTVPKGDLTEDSLLEVVLDSGAEEITDEGDSFEILSEATDVVAVRTALQEADIDYDSAEAQFVPTMRTPVDLDGARKALNLIDALEDSDDVQNVYSNLDVPEDVAAQLAEAG
- a CDS encoding HIT domain-containing protein, with translation MSETDPAASPEGPEWPVVEDAGDLVGVPDDTERLWTPHRMAYIGGENKPVDPHDGEQCPFCAAPRRNDEDGLIVHRGEVSYVVLNLYPYNSGHLLVCPYRHVADYTELDDDEVLEVAELTRTAMRVIREVSGPAGFNLGMNQGPVAGAGIAAHLHQHVVPRWMGDANFLPVVGRTKAIPVLLADTRRLYADAWP
- a CDS encoding BCCT family transporter — its product is MSQNTQTTQELLADLRSAEPRRRRRPRLGTDKIVFGIAGVLAIGFVVWGLISPTGLGSVATSALNGVMSNFGWLYVIAATVFTLFVIIVAASRFGRIPLGRDGEEPQFRTASWISMMFATGMGIGLIFYGVGEPLFFYMSPPPGTVEGSTPEAMTTGLGTTLFHWTLYPWAMYAIVGLGMAYGTFRLGRSQLFSSMFTSLFGERVSDGLGGRVINILAILATLFGSACSLGLGALQIGGGIESVGLMDDVTSPILVIIIAVLTAAFVASAVSGIERGIQYLSNINMVLAVVLALIVFIGGPTLFILNVIPNAVGGFINDLPEMASRTSAAGGQSLDEWMSTWTIFYWAWWVSWCPFVGLFIGRISRGRTIRQFVVGVLLVPSVVSLIWFSIFGGGAIGIQERAERAQDEGAMLAQVVDGVPDINFDLILFQTLETLPVPGFVTIILMVLAVVLVAIFFVTGADSASIVMGGLSQHGAEEPTRKMVVFWGVATGAVAAIMLLAGGNDPAAALNGLKNITIVSSLPFVIVMLLLCVAIWKDLARDPLMIRNRLARHILEDSVDTAIDKHDGSPFELRTVETLVEVSPGDAERLETRDASRKQGRDGSSDGSAPSAGASADPSAAGSDSAGPTDGTGPAR
- a CDS encoding PrsW family intramembrane metalloprotease, with product MSTTGAPPRPGPAASGPTDAGYGYDVDRPDPHAPGRMDGTGPRRTRRSRPWPRWVLFGLSFLALAGGAVLLYAFVILPLGFGTSLVAFTAALVPVAIILGAVWWIDRYTPQPRISLIYAFIWGAVGSVALTFVIGAPFTAWISPSEPDQITAQFLGAAVQAPVVEEAMKSAGLIGLLIWGRRYIAGPIDGVVYAALIGGGFAFTENILYFGNSFHQAQAAGEVAGFWQTFFLRGILSPFAHVSFTGLCGLGLGIAAERRSVMLYFGLGAGGLSLGMILHALWNGSSFFLPVDPENPLAGFLRYYVTVQVPIFLILVGLVLFLRLRERKILRRQLSEYGRAGWFAPAEVDLLVAMGARRRAEKWAGRHGAVARMGMRDLIRAAVELGMERHSVLHGKPSARTRRRESELLERITADRRLIGALTAPVVRG